The following nucleotide sequence is from Roseivirga sp. BDSF3-8.
CCTTCTCTGCTAATAGCATGTGAAAGGGACATTTTGAGCCTGTCTACCATCTTACATACACTAAGGGGCTCGGGTTCCAGCTTGCGGCTTCCGCTTCTGCTGAATTCCAGGATGTCTTCTATCAGTTGTTGCTGCCTGGCGGTACCATCCACGATAAAATCTATGTAGCGCCTGCCCCGCTCATCCAATTGGTCTGCATAGCGCTTGGCAAGCAGACGGGAGAAGCTGGAAGTAGCTCTCAGGGGTTCCTGCAGGTCATGACTGGTGATATAGGCAAACTGCTCCAGCTCTTTATTTGAGCGTTTCAGTTCGTCCATATAATGCTCCAGCTTATGCTGAGTTTCTTTTCGCTGTTTTACTTCCTGCTGAAGCTGAAGGTTTAGGTTTTCCAGCTCATCTTTCTGCTCCCTGATCTTTTCGGCTTTGAAAAGGAAATAATCTTTGAGGGCATTACGGAGCTCCTTGGCGAAATAGATATTTTTATCTCCCCATGGGATGGATTTCATCCGTACTTCTTCCTGCCATTTTTCAAATGACTTACGGGGATGGAGCCTTACCTTGCCATCTTCTTCTCTTATCTCAATTTTATCGGGCTGTCCACCCCAGTTTACCAGTTGCACTACTTCGGGCCTGAGCCAGATGACGTAGGTATCGGTGCTTTTGGTGATAGTAAAGGCCATGAGGCCGCTGGCAATATTTTTATATTTCTGTGCTTCCGGCAGCAGAGCGCTCAGGTGATTGGTGTAGAAGAGAAAATTTTCGTCTGTAACCCTGGCTTTGACCAGGTTAATGATCTCAATAACGGCCTGGTTATCGGGGACTGGCCCGTGGCACAGGACCTCGCCTTCAGAGACGAGTATGAAGGCGAGGGCATCGGTGAGCTGAAGTAGCTCGCTTTTTACCCGGTGCATACCTGCCATAAAATCCTGCTGCCGGGATACACTCTCCAGAATAGCACTGTGGATGCTCCTAAGGCGACTTTCTACTACCTGGGTATCGCTCTTTTCTTTAAGACTGAGCTGCAGTGAAAGAATCTGACCAATATACTCTGCGGCTATACGTACATGATAGGGTACGTAATGCTCAGAAAGGTGGTGGCAGGCAATAAGCCCCCATAGCTTACCATCTTTAATAAGCGAGATGGTAAGGGTGGCTTTTACCCCCATGTTATGCAGGTATTCGATGTGTATGGGGGACACGCTGCGCAGCATAGTATTGCTCAGATCCAGGGGCTGGCCCTGGGTCAGTGGGGTGGTTTGCGGAATAATTTTCGCAGGCTGATAGGTGGTATCGGGTATGTACCGCAGCCAGTTTCTGAGATAAAGAGCCCTGGCCTGGGAGGGGATGTCGGAGGCAGGGTAATGTAACCCGAGGTATCCGGGTGCATAGCTGTTACGCGCTTCGGCAATGACGTCGCCATTCCACTCATCATCAAACTGGTAGATCATGACACGGTCGAAACCTGTAAGGGCTTTAACCTCGCGTGCGGCAATGCCGGTAAGATCTTCCATGGTTTCGGCTCCCTGGAATTTCAGCAGGCTCTTGCGTGAGAGCTCATAAAAATGAGGAAATGAAATATTATTTTCATTGCGCCCTTTTTCGATCTCTAATACAACACCCCCGTTGCTACGGTGAATAATGCCGCTAAAGTCTAGGGGCTCACCGCCTACGTCTATGGTAAAACTGAGGGGGTTAATATTATTCAGGAAAGGATTAGCCAGGGGTAGTTTTTCTCTTTCTATTTCGGCTATAATTTCATCCAGCCTATCCTGCCCGATAAGGTCGGCTAAAGAGGTATCGAGTAGCGCTTCGGGGGAACGACCCAGTATTTCGTGTACGGTATCGGAGGTTTGTAATATCTGAAAGGTATCGGGGTCCATTACCAGCAACAGGCCGTAGCGTTGGGTAGCTCCTGGTATATGAATGGGCTCTTTATCGCACGTTTGAAGGTCTCCGCCTCTTACGTTTGTATTCAGCTCTTCCATGATCTGCTATGCGTTTTGATGATCTAAAAAATGGGTGGCCTGCCTGTAGCATTGGGCAAAGAGGGCAAATGATGTGCGAGCGGCCTGGATGGTGGCTTGCTGCCTGTCCGGGGCATCAATCTGATTGAGGGTTTCTTTAAAGGCATTCCAGGATCTTCCATCAAACCGGTCATAGCTTTGCAAAAATCGATCGGCGACGCCTTGGGTCATAAAGGGTTTTTCCAGCAGGTGCTTTGAGATCATCCTTGCGCCCATGGCAGAGCCTGCCAGGACGTATACATGGCCAAGGGCGGAGGCTTCGGCGGTGTGCTGGCTCCCCTGGTGGCTTAGCTCCCGGAGGGGCGGGTCTGGCAGGGGGCCTTTTATACTTAGGTCATGGAGGTCTTCCCGGAGCATGTCTGCCCGGGAAGGATGAAGCAGGTGGTGTACGGTGGAGGGTAGCTCTACCTCTGCTACGCGCATTTCGTGCGCTTTAAAAAAAAGGTAATTGGAAAGAAGGTACCGCTTATAATCTTCGGCAGAGAACGCTTCGCTGAAAAGAGAAGGCTGGAAGACCTTTTCTGTAGCATCATGTTCGGCCGCAATACTGTCCTTCAGTGTATCGTGAAAAGTCATACGAATGTCAGGGAAAAAAATTAGGATCGAAACCAGTCGGGCCAAAATAGTAAAATCCGCTTATATCCCATACCCTTAGCCTTGTTCAATGAGAGAATGAGTCAATTTTGAATGAGAAAATGGTGAGCCTCACATCCGTAGAGACACGATTTATCGCGGCTTGCGGCGAACAACAGGAAGCAATGAATAAGAACGAGTTTTTCTTGTTCGGCTTCAGGTATGGCTGAGTTAAGCTACAGACTCCTGTAAACCCATAGCAAACCATAAGTGAGAAAATAAAGCGCCCCCTTTTTAAAAGGCACGTTTAGCAGATTCTTACCGCATAGTAAAAGGCAATGATTTGCAATGAGAGAGGCGACTACCATAAGGAGGTAATATGACGGGAAAAATTGCCCTCATAATTCCAAAAAAATAGGCGTATGATTGTAGATGAACTTAACGTAACATGTAATGGCCAAAATAAACAGGAAAAGTATCTTCTATGGAATGAGCGGCAAGCTTGGCGATGTGGTTTTTAAAAACCGTAACGGTGAAACCTATGTAAGCCAGGCAGCGGAAAAGAGCCTTAAACCACCCAGTGAAGCACAGCTAAATATGCGTGAGCGGTTTGGAAAAGCCACAGCATACGCCAAACAGCTTAAAGAAGATGCTGAAATGAAAGCATACTATACCCACTATCAGAAAAAAGCTGCCTCAGCCTTCAATGCAGCGATGCGGGACTATCAGCGCGCACCGAAAATAGGGCAGATAACTGTAGAAGCAACTGATAATGGAAAGCGCAGGTTAGTCATCTTCGCAAAAGATGATACCGCTATATCATCCTTCAGATGCCTCCATCAGGATACCAACCTGATAGTGAAGGCAAACAAAGCGTACGACATGTTTACGATCGAGCTACCCGAAGGAGTAAACCACATAAAGGTGGTGGTGATGGACCGCCCCGGAAATGTCGTTGTCAAGGAAATAGAGGTAGGAGAATGATTAAATAATTAATAGAGTCATTAAACAATGAAATAATCCAGGTCTGTACCCGTTCCGGTGGGCTATAAGATGATTACTGTACCCCTAGAGACGCGATTTATCGCCACGTGCTCCCTCCGGCAGATTATCCTATGGCTCAAGGACTACCACCCATCCCTATCCTATTCACGCCCTACCGGCCCACCATTGTAAAGCACCCACTTTTTTTGTACTTTTACCATACTGAAAGAATTCACCAAACCCTTCTCCCCAAAAGAATACGCCCCATTCCCCCTTCTTATCCTTCGCTTCTGGTTCGCTATTTCTACGCTTCTGCTTCGCTTCTCCTTCGCTATGAGTCTTACGTGAGTTCATCGTAGGTTCGTCCCTCCCTCGTACCAAGGCTAGCGAAGAACCCAAATTGAATTTTTCTAATAGTAAAGCTGGTGATAGAGTTTATATAAATAAGCCCCTGCACAATCATAGAAGCGAAAAATGGCGTAGGCTGGGGAGTATAAATAATATTGACAGAAACGATATCAAAAGCCTTTACTACCCCTTTAATGATAAAGGAAGCTCATAAACACTACGCAGAGGGGGGAACAGTAGCTAAGCCCGGGGGCTACACGCACCACCTATGGGCGAGCAAGGTAAATAGAGGGCTGATCGCCATGGACCCAAACACCATGACCATAGAGCCAGATACGTTATTAAAGGCAGTGCAAGCGCTGGGTTTTGAATATACCCGGTATAAAAGCCAGGACTGGCCGCACAGGCGAGCTACTCATCATCATCAGAACAGACCACGCAAGTGGCACCAAGCCCCCCTTCGTATACCATAGCCGTCAAAACTAAGGCCTGTTTATTTCTTGGTCCGACTCTCGGTGGTCCGACTCTCGGTGGCCCGACTCTCGATGGTCCGGCATTCGCTGGGCCCGCATTCCGGTGGTCCGACTCTCGGTGGCCGGCATTCCGGTGGCCCGCATCCGGGTGGTCCGACTCTCGGTGGTCCATGCGAAATGGGGCACAATAGTAAGCACTCCCAAGGGTTTATTTTTGATGCCTACGAATGAAACCGGATTAGCTCGACTCCAAAGGACAAGTGGCTTCCTAGCCCCTTCCATTTATCTATCACCCCCCAACTAAAAACTCATAACTCAACACACCCCACTCAATTACTCTATTAATCAATAATTCTGTTACTCTATTATTCTACCTTTCCAATCTCCATCAATCTGCTACTCTCCACTAAAAACTCACAACTCATCACTCAATAATTCAATTACTCTATTATTCTGTTACTCTATCATTCACTCATTCCCTCATTAACTTCTCAGCCATCCGCCACCCCATCCATCTACCACCCCCAACTCAATTACTCTATTATTCTGTTACTCTATCATTCACTCATTAACCACTCCCCAACTCTATTGAAAAAAAATGAGTAAATTTACCTCAGAACCAATAAGCTATGATAAAGAAGACCAGCCTGTACCTCCTTATCTGCCTGGCAGGCAGTATGCTAAGCAGTTGTTTCCTGTTCGGAGGCAATGACGATGACCCCAAGCCCGTACCTATCCCCCCCATAGAGCAACTGCCCCCCCTCACCACCGAAGGCAAAGGCACCTTTGGCTGCCTCGTGAATGGAGAGCCTTTTGTGAGTTATTATCCGGATGCTTTGGCGGATTATACTGTGATTGATTACATGATATTAAGTGCAGATTCACGCTCTCCAGAAAGTACGATCGGTATTCCTCTAAGAGACTATAATAGAGAAGAAGGGTATCGCGAATTACCTGATTCGTCTGCTTTTTATTCAATTTGGGATTCCAACTATCCCGATTGTGATTATCCTTTCTACGATTTTATAGAAGGGTGGGTTAATATATCAGACTTCAACGCTGCAGGAGAGTTTGTATCCGGTACCTTTGAGTTCACCTCTGTAAATGAACGGTGCGATACCCTACGTGTAACCGATGGGCGCTTTGACCTGCGCTTAGTCTGGTAATCATTACTCGAGCCAGCAGCTATGTCAGTATAATTAAGTTCAGTAACCTGCGACCGCATATTATTATGCCGATTTATCATTAATGAGGCAAATCCTTTATATCGCCTTGCGGATTTTAACATGAAAGCCGCTAGGCGATATAGGTCCCCTATCCTGAAACTACATACATTCTAATATTAACTAAATCATTAAAATGAGAAATTTATCACGTAGCCTGCTGGCTATGGTGGCCGGGCTGTGCTTTAGCCTCACCGCCCTGGCCCAGGCAGAAGATGACGTGCACGACCGCATGCGCCACATCTTTGCGCAGGTAGACCCGGCCTATGTGCCCAGCAACCTGCTCTATGACTATGGTTATAACCTCGCCGATGTCACCCCTTACCAGGGCCAGGCGGGCACTACCGCCGCCACCGACTACCTCGGCTGGCAGGCCCTCTACGCCTCCCTGTACAGCATGCAGTTCAGCACCTACACCATGCAGGAGCCCGCCGTCGTGCACCAGCGCATCATGCAGAGTGCCATAGCCGTCACTGAAACCCTGGGCGATAACGGTGTGAGCAGCCCGGTCACCATGCCCGTGATGGACTATGCCTACCAGCGCTTCCGCACCGATGCCCTGCCGGGAGGCTATGTGGAAATCATCAATGAGCAGGTGGTCCATAAGCAAGGCAATCCGTTTACCACCGCGCACGCCGTGGCCATGGTGCCCCGCCGCAACCAACTCCGCGGCCCCTCCCAGACCTTTGTGTTTGTGGACAGCCTCTACTTTACTAACACCGGCACGCCCCTGCCCGCCCTCAGCGTAGACCTGGGCGACGGCAGCGGCTACCGGACGGTAAGCTGGAACAGCCCCGTGCATGCCTGGTATGGGGCCGACGGCCGCAAGGACATACGGCTGCGCATGAGCCATGCTGACGGCACCCTGCGCGAGGCCTATACCCAGGTGCAGATAAGCGGGGTACCCGCCCTGGCCAAGAGTGCCCCCGCCACCCGCTACGCCGGCAACCCCCGGGATGTGGAGGTCTTCAGCTTCCTGGAGCCCGAGGCCGTCGTCACGCGCGTGTACGCCAATAATGACGGCGTGCTGCGCAAGCCCTTCATTGTCGTAGAGGGCTTCGACCCCTGGCACCTGATCGCACCGGACGACCCCACCCAGAATTATGACGTAGATGATTTTATCGAAAATCAGAATAATGGAGGATTGGCCAGGATTATTAATATTGACTATGAAGGGCAGTTACTCTCCGACTTTCTCGAAGAGAACGGCTACGACATTGTGTTTGTGGACTGGGTGGACGGCAGCGACATCTACAGCCCCAATATGAACATATTGCTGCAGGTGATACAGGCCGTCAACGACGACAAAGCCGCGGCAGGCAGCACCGAGCCCAACGTCATGCTGGGCCTGAGCATGGGCGGCATACAGGGCGCTAATGCCATGCTCCTCGCCGAAGAGCAGGACTATGACCACCAGATAAGCCTCTTCATCAATAACGATGTGCCCTATCAGGGAGCAAACATACCCGTCGCCTTTCAGCTTGGCCTCAAGCACGTCGCCGGCCTCAAGCTCAAGGTAGGGCCGGTGTTTGGCCTGCTGGGCAAAAAGCTGCTGGTACGCGAAATGCTTCCCGCCATACAAACGGGCATGGACGTGCTGAACTCCTACGGCGCCAACTCCCTGCTCCGCTACCAGGCCCGTAACGAAGGCAACACCGTGGCCCTCGATGCTGATCCCATTGACCTGAGGGGACTTGAGTTTACCCGGCAGTATCCCTTTGTAGATCCCGCCCGCACGCGCATGGTCGCCCTGGCTAACGGGCACGAGTGCGGCGACCGCCAGGCCTTTGCCGCCGGTACCTCCCTTTTTCAGCTCAGCGGCACCTACAGCCTGCCCTATCTGTGGAACCTGCTCGGTACGGCCCTGACACCCCTCACTAACCGCCCGGGGCTGTTTGTACTGGGGCCAGTGACCACCCAAAACGACCTGAAGTGGGACATCAAACTCAATGCCCTGCCCGATGACGGCCCCGCGCGCATCTACCGCAATAAGGTATGGATGGAGAAAAAGATCCTGTGGACCATACCTGTGAGCCAGGCGCTAACGGATGTGAATATAAACAGCCAGGCCGGCATGCTGCCCCTGGACAATGCCCCCGGAGGCACCATGGGCATGAGCGCCGTGGATGAGGAAGTACCCGAAGAGGTATTGGAGCTGCTGCCCGTCACCGAGTTCAGCTTTGTGCCTACCGTAAGCGCGCTGGACGTACAGGAGCCGGACGGCAGCCTGCCCCCGCAGGAGGCGCTCTACCTGCGCTACAGCGGCACGGCGGCCATGCCCACCGGCCTGCAAACCCCCATGGTCAACTACATCACCGAGAACGTCACCAACCAGCCTCACCTGCTGCTGTCCCAGACTAAAGGCAGGTGGCTGGCGGACGAACTGGAGGGGCTGAATCTGGGCCAGCCCTGCGCGGGCCGCTGCGGCTGGCGGCCGGAGGTAAGCCTGCCCGGCACCGTGTGCAGCGGTGATGAGGTCACCCTGTCCGTCAATAATCCCTTCGGCTTTCCTCTCACCTGGATCGCCGATGAGCGCCTGGAGCTCATTGCCGAAAGCGGCAATACCCTCACTGTACGTACACCCGAAGGCATGACAGGAGTGGTCTATGACATAAATGTAAGGTTAAATGCCGGCGACTGCGGCACCTACCGTACCCCTACGGCTTACCTGAGCGTAGGCGACCTGGACCAGCAGGCCCTGAGTGGCGAGCTGCAGGGCAGCAGGACCCTCTCGCTGGGCTCCGAGACCACCTTTTACGTCTCTACCGTGAGTAATGTGGAGAGTTACGAGTGGCTGGTGCCCGAAGGCTGGCAGGTACAAAACCTGGGCTGGAAGGCCAACATCACCCCCACCACCACCGGCACCGCCCGGGTCATGGTCAAGCTGCGCAACGGCTGCAACTTCGCTACCGACTACATCGATGTATGCGTCAGCGGCAATGGCTATAGCTGCGGAGGTAGTTCCGGGCCCTGCGGTACGGTCACAGACCCCTGCGAAGGGCCGGGCAACCCCACCGAGCGCAGCGTGCTGCCGGAGTTTTACCCCAACCCGGCGGGGAATGTGATTACGGTACGCTTTCCGCCGGAGGCGCAGCAGCAGCCCGGCCGTAACCTCTACCGCGTGCGGATACGCGATAACCGCATGCAGACGGTACTAAAGCAGCAGAACCACGAGCGCACAAGCACCCTGGACGTGAGCGACCTGCCCGCAGGCCTGTACACCATCGAGCTATGGTGGAAGGGCGGCTCCGTGACCGAGCAACTTATTATTGAATAAGCATACTAGCAGTAGAATAGGGTAGTCTAAAGGGCTTCCCTATTCTTTACGTGTCATACCTATCGGAAAAATACCCGTATATTTACCACGATTAATTCAGCATAGCCATGTACCGATTGACCAGCATATTCTTCATTGTTGCCTTACTTATACTTCCCGGCTGCTTCCTGTTCGGGGGCAATGACGATAACCCCGCGCCCGCGCCCATCCCCCCCATAGAGCAACTGCCCCCGATCACCACCGAAGGCAAAGGCACCTTTGGCTGCCTGGTCAATGGAGAGGCTTTTGTGAGTTATTACCCCAATGCCTTAGCTGATTACAGCGCCTGGGAAAGTTTGATTATTAAATCTGATTTCAGAAGCCTAGATGCTAGTATTAGTATCCGCATTGAACCATACAATAGGGAAGAAATTAGATTTATATCACCAGATGGAGCTATGCAGTTTGGTATGGGTAATGCTGAGGAAGCATGTGACTATCGTGAGGTAGACAATATCGAGGGCTGGGTAGAAGTAAGCGATTTCAACCCATTCGATGAGTACGTGTCGGGCACCTTTGAGTACACGGCTGTGAACGAGATGTGCGATACCGTACGCGTAACGGATGGCCGGTTTGACTTGCCCTTAGTATGGTGACGAGGTAATTGAGTAATAGAACTGTTGAGTAACAGGGTTATTGATTAATTGAATGGGCCTCGCTCAAATACTCTCTGCTTACCCGCCATCAACCCTATAGCATACCAGCATCTGCTTCATTGTCGTCTTGCTTATACTCCCCGGCTGTTTCCTGTTCGGAGGCGATGACGATAACCCCAGGCCCGCGCCTATCCCCCCATAGAGCAACTGCCCCCGCTTACCACCGAAGGCAAAGGCACCTTTGGCTGCCTGGTGAATGGGGAAGCTTTTGTGAGTTATTACCCGGATGCTTTGGCAGGTTATAGTGTATGGGAGAGCATGATTATCAGTGCTAATTTTAGAGATGCCGAGGCTCATTTGAGTATTGGTATACTACCCTATAATGCTGAAGAAAAAGCCTTTCATCTGCCTTCTTCTGATATGATATTTAGAATTGGTAGCGGCGAAAATGTCTGCGACTACCGCGCCTGGGACAATATCGAGGGCTGGGTGGAGATTGTGGAGTACAATCCTTTTGAAAAATATGTGTCGGGCACCTTTGAATACACCGCCGTGAACGAGACTTGTGATACTGTACGGGTAACCGATGACCGGTTTGACCTCAGAGTCATTCGTTAATCTCGGAATAGCTACGGTGATTGAATTGATGAAGTAATTGAGTAACAGAGTAAATAAGTAAGGTGCTGGCCGGAGGGTTAGTGCCTTTTTTAATGAGTGAATGTTGAATGGGGGAATGATTCAATGCTGTTTACCCGTAGAGGCGTCCCCTTGGGGATGCCTATGGTACGATTAATCGCGACTTGTAGCGTATAGCAGAAAAGCGACAACTGGTGAATAGAATAATAGCATAAGACCGCACCCAGATGATATACTAAAAATGAATGCCTTGTGTAGCTTATTAGCACCCTGTGCTAAATAGGCGGGATATTTTCCACCCGCGTAGCTTGAAGCATAGGCAAAATATGTATAGATTGGGAGCTAATATGCGGCTGCGGTATCTGAATAATGCCCTGCATGCCGTGCGCGATACGGGCTATTTTCTTTATATTTAGAAAGGAAAAAATACTGTATAGCTAAGATAATGCCATGAAAACGAAGACAATCAGCACACTACACAGCTACCGGCTCAGGCCGGAAACTATGCCCGCCCTTACCGGAGGTACCGGTGAAGGGGGTACTACCGGCAGTAACGGAGGTGGTTCAGGTGAACCGGATTTACCGCCCGTTATATGGCCGGATGACACTAGTTCAGCCCGATTATATTCACCACCAGCTTAATTTACCTACACTCCATGCGAACAATCAGCACACTACACAGCTACCGGCTAAGGCCGGAAACTATACCTGCCCTTACTGGCGGAACCGGTGAAGGGGGTACTACCGGAGGAGATGGTGGAGGAATGGGGACTGAACCAACCCCGCCACCAGTATGGCCGGATGATACGTCTGCCTACGCTAGGCGCTTACCTATATCTTAAATACGATCAGAAACCAACCAGCGATAATGAAGAGACTACTACTTCCTGCACTCCTTGGTGTTTTGCTTCTAAGCCTGGCCTGCGCTGATCAGGAAGCCATAAGCCCATTGGAAGCGCTCGATAACCCCTATGCCAGGGTTGATCACCTGATAAGCACTGCCCGCGCCACATACGAGACCGACCCTAAGGAGGCAGAACAAGCTGCTTTAAAAGCACTGGAAATAGCCAAAGCCGAATACTACCTGAAGGGCATACAGAACAGCCATAACGTGTTGCAATGGGTTTATCTTTATAGACTGCAAGACAATACAAAAGCTACTTATCACCAACAAGAATATGAGATTGCCAGTCATAAGCTAGAAAAAGTACAGGATATTGGGGCACTAAACTACTCCAAGGGTCATCACCTTTATGCTCTTGGGAAGTATACTGAGGCCACTCCGTTTTTATTTGAAGCTTATGAAAGCTATTTAGAGACTCGAGAGCCTGAAAAAGCAGGCTATAGTCTTTACACTATTTCACTTATTTTTCAACAGACTGGCTGGCCGGAAAAGGGTATTCAATACCTTAATAAGATACACTTAGATGAAATACCTGCTTCTTTTCAGGTAAGTGTACTAAAGCTCAAAGGGGTACTTTACTATGAGCTCCAGCAGTATGATAAGGCAATAAGTAGCTATACTGAGGGGATGTCTGTTGCTAAAGCGGAAAGAGACAAGGTAGCCACTCTTAAGCTGATGAATGCTCTAACATTGCCCCTTATAGATTCGAAAGCATACGATGAAGCGCGCCGAATCATAGGGGAAGGCAAGTCCCTGGCGCAGGAACTTAATGATAGAGAAAAGCTGGGAGAGGTACTACAAAAAGAAGGCCTGCTGTATGAACGGCTGGGAGCTTATGAACGGGCAATAGAGGCCAATAAAACGGCAGGTGGTTTATTCAGGTATGCGGGCAACCAAGAGCGTATGGCTATGGTACAACTGGACTTATCTCACCTACATAAACTGAAAGGGGAGTATGAAAAGGCTCTGGCCGCAGGGTTGGAGGGTACGGCTTTGGAGAATATAAGCCACCAGACCAAAACGCAGCTTTATAATAATCTGAGCACTATCGCCCAACTGAATAATGACCAACTGAACCACTTTCGCTATGAAAACGAGGCGCTGAGAATGGAGAAAACAAGCCTTGAAAACAGCCACCACGTGGGTGTGCACAAGGCAGAGCTGGACTACCGTACCATGCTGGAAGACCGGGCACTGGATGAGCTGCTGGTGACCCATGAGGAAAACAGGTTTGCCTATGACCTCAAGCGCTATGCGATACTGGCCAGCGTGGTGCTGATGGCCTGTGTGCTGGTGATGTTCCTGCTAAACCAGGGCCCTATGCGCCGCTATGATAAGCTGCTGGGTATAATGCACCAGCGCATGATGCACATGTATGACGAGGTGGGCAAAAGCATGGAACGCCTGAATAAGCTTTTTCCCCTGGCGAATGCTATCCATAAACCTGCCCCGCCCGATGAGCATGACATACACCGTAAGCGCAACCAAAAGGGCGGCACCGAGGGGGAATGACCCGCAGATGCCTGAGGCGTAGCAAAAACTCTTTGATCTATCTTAACTGACTCTCCCTGCAATGGGTACTTTTCTTACCATTCCCCTGATTATATGGGCTATGCCGGCCGTGGCACTGGGTGTGTATGTTGCGCTAACGTATGTACGGGCGCGGCAACTGCAAACAGCGATACACAATACCCGGGCGGTAATGGCGGCTACGGAAAAGCTGCACCGCGGCCTGGCGGTACGATACTATGTGCAGCGAAAGCACGAACTGAAACGTACGCTATATCGCTGTAACCGGTCCCTGCTGGAAAAAACAACGGCACTGGCCCTGGTAGAGCCACAGCGTAAGCTATTCGTCCATGCGATGAGGCTGCTTGACCTGGTGCAGGACCTGCCTGTAGAAGAGGTGCTGGCGGTGAAGGATGCGATCATACTGACCTCGCGCGGAGGGAAGGCGATGCAGGCAATGCGCCACCTGCTACATGATGATATAGTGGCGGAGCGGGGGATATATGGCTCGGTAAACGGATACTTCAGGTTTATCATAAAAGAGACGCTGGATGTAGTGGAGGTATACTGCAGCGATCCGGACAGGCGCTACCCGCTGCGTGTGGAAGAGGACATAACACTGGCGGTGCTGCAGGTAATGATGCACATGATATTTGACCGGACGCCTACGGCAATAGTAGTACACCTGGACTACTATGATGACCGGATAGAGGCGACGGTGAGGGACAATGACCCTTCGGAGGCTAATGTAGACTTATGGGGGGCCAACCTGCCCGTGATACCAGACTCGGCGGTGTATGCTATACGCATGGCCAAAGAGTATAATGGATATTCGGACATGGTACAGCACTATACTGAAGGCTTGTGCCTGCGGCTGGTGGTGCCTGTTTAATGAGAGAGTGTTGAGTTAAGAAGTTATGCTGTATACCCGTAGAGGCGCGATTAATCGCGACTTGTGGCGGATAGCAGAGGGTTGGGTAGTGAGTGAATTGATGAGTAACAGCGTTATTGAATAATAGAGTTTTGAGTGTTTAGTTATGAGTTGGATAGGGAGACGGGGTGCTGGTCGGAAGGCGGGTGCCTTTTTTAATAGGTGAATTTTGAAGGGGGGAATTGATGAGTAATAGGGTAATTGAGTTATAGAATAATAGAATGCAACAGGATATCTGATCTTTTCTTTATCTACCTACCAACACCCTCTGACCCACCCGCCTTTACGGAGTCATTTCCCATACTGAAGACTTGTCAGCAAACAATCACCAGGTTATACGGTTAATAATATAATTCCACTACCTAAGGAACTTTAAATAAAGCTATTTATAACCGA
It contains:
- a CDS encoding biliverdin-producing heme oxygenase — translated: MTFHDTLKDSIAAEHDATEKVFQPSLFSEAFSAEDYKRYLLSNYLFFKAHEMRVAEVELPSTVHHLLHPSRADMLREDLHDLSIKGPLPDPPLRELSHQGSQHTAEASALGHVYVLAGSAMGARMISKHLLEKPFMTQGVADRFLQSYDRFDGRSWNAFKETLNQIDAPDRQQATIQAARTSFALFAQCYRQATHFLDHQNA
- a CDS encoding T9SS type A sorting domain-containing protein; amino-acid sequence: MRNLSRSLLAMVAGLCFSLTALAQAEDDVHDRMRHIFAQVDPAYVPSNLLYDYGYNLADVTPYQGQAGTTAATDYLGWQALYASLYSMQFSTYTMQEPAVVHQRIMQSAIAVTETLGDNGVSSPVTMPVMDYAYQRFRTDALPGGYVEIINEQVVHKQGNPFTTAHAVAMVPRRNQLRGPSQTFVFVDSLYFTNTGTPLPALSVDLGDGSGYRTVSWNSPVHAWYGADGRKDIRLRMSHADGTLREAYTQVQISGVPALAKSAPATRYAGNPRDVEVFSFLEPEAVVTRVYANNDGVLRKPFIVVEGFDPWHLIAPDDPTQNYDVDDFIENQNNGGLARIINIDYEGQLLSDFLEENGYDIVFVDWVDGSDIYSPNMNILLQVIQAVNDDKAAAGSTEPNVMLGLSMGGIQGANAMLLAEEQDYDHQISLFINNDVPYQGANIPVAFQLGLKHVAGLKLKVGPVFGLLGKKLLVREMLPAIQTGMDVLNSYGANSLLRYQARNEGNTVALDADPIDLRGLEFTRQYPFVDPARTRMVALANGHECGDRQAFAAGTSLFQLSGTYSLPYLWNLLGTALTPLTNRPGLFVLGPVTTQNDLKWDIKLNALPDDGPARIYRNKVWMEKKILWTIPVSQALTDVNINSQAGMLPLDNAPGGTMGMSAVDEEVPEEVLELLPVTEFSFVPTVSALDVQEPDGSLPPQEALYLRYSGTAAMPTGLQTPMVNYITENVTNQPHLLLSQTKGRWLADELEGLNLGQPCAGRCGWRPEVSLPGTVCSGDEVTLSVNNPFGFPLTWIADERLELIAESGNTLTVRTPEGMTGVVYDINVRLNAGDCGTYRTPTAYLSVGDLDQQALSGELQGSRTLSLGSETTFYVSTVSNVESYEWLVPEGWQVQNLGWKANITPTTTGTARVMVKLRNGCNFATDYIDVCVSGNGYSCGGSSGPCGTVTDPCEGPGNPTERSVLPEFYPNPAGNVITVRFPPEAQQQPGRNLYRVRIRDNRMQTVLKQQNHERTSTLDVSDLPAGLYTIELWWKGGSVTEQLIIE
- a CDS encoding ATP-binding protein; this encodes MEELNTNVRGGDLQTCDKEPIHIPGATQRYGLLLVMDPDTFQILQTSDTVHEILGRSPEALLDTSLADLIGQDRLDEIIAEIEREKLPLANPFLNNINPLSFTIDVGGEPLDFSGIIHRSNGGVVLEIEKGRNENNISFPHFYELSRKSLLKFQGAETMEDLTGIAAREVKALTGFDRVMIYQFDDEWNGDVIAEARNSYAPGYLGLHYPASDIPSQARALYLRNWLRYIPDTTYQPAKIIPQTTPLTQGQPLDLSNTMLRSVSPIHIEYLHNMGVKATLTISLIKDGKLWGLIACHHLSEHYVPYHVRIAAEYIGQILSLQLSLKEKSDTQVVESRLRSIHSAILESVSRQQDFMAGMHRVKSELLQLTDALAFILVSEGEVLCHGPVPDNQAVIEIINLVKARVTDENFLFYTNHLSALLPEAQKYKNIASGLMAFTITKSTDTYVIWLRPEVVQLVNWGGQPDKIEIREEDGKVRLHPRKSFEKWQEEVRMKSIPWGDKNIYFAKELRNALKDYFLFKAEKIREQKDELENLNLQLQQEVKQRKETQHKLEHYMDELKRSNKELEQFAYITSHDLQEPLRATSSFSRLLAKRYADQLDERGRRYIDFIVDGTARQQQLIEDILEFSRSGSRKLEPEPLSVCKMVDRLKMSLSHAISREGARIKCDVPFTMKGDHTLLNQLFQNLISNAMKYRRQDANPVVKIGGTENDTHWELFVKDNGIGIEEKYFDKVFVIFRRLHTVQEYPGTGVGLSICKRIVEKHGGKIWVKSDLNEGTTFYFTIAKDL